One Triticum dicoccoides isolate Atlit2015 ecotype Zavitan chromosome 5B, WEW_v2.0, whole genome shotgun sequence genomic window carries:
- the LOC119310473 gene encoding kinetochore protein NDC80 homolog: AAFHHLADRLRYPLKPAAWEDDLLALLRSLGCPYKVTRSALKAPGTPHSWPPLLSVLYWLTLLCRATDGLAASPPPSTDLMTYITESYYLFLTGEDDAVASLDDDYHSKARAQVGALGVAIQDLEKEVQDLEAKRSKQLSAPSRLKALEEKKDAFTTDVQKFEAVVESWSTKIKEKEDALVEKEKELEAKVMNCQQTMAENEELLKQVETQVVNVRDVDRMAREMQAVEHDIAKLENANAVLEEKGWELEAALVSKLEEIEGLAELCNQSLRKLKPSIDFQYEVNAKGSSPAEILGTTYKTILKPALNALANETKQLVISNHDESIDLQKQLQGIVKMLEEKRSHVSVLQAKHNEMTAQLDSLDREIQSHVSRCAADARKLKDGLEKKEHHMSTVEKEAEEFLKNSEEGLQAALRETDEETQMCARELLKLIDSIAEYKEFVERSTAEMKKELYECVDDIASLSANIV; encoded by the exons GCCGCCTTCCACCACCTCGCCGACCGCCTCCGCTACCCCCTCAAGCCCGCCGCCTGGGAGGAcgacctcctcgccctcctccgctCCCTCGGATGCCCCTACAAGGTCACCAGATCCGCCCTCAAGGCCCCCGGCACCCCGCACTCCTGGCCGCCGCTCCTCTCCGTCCTCTACTGGCTCACCCTCCTCTGCCGCGCCACCGACGGCCTCGCCGCGTCCCCTCCCCCCTCCACCGACCTCATGACCTACATCACCGAGAGCTACTACCTGTTCCTCACTGGCGAGGATGACGCCGTCGCCTCCCTCGACGACGACTACCACTCCAAGGCCCGCGCCCAAGTCGGTGCGTTGGGGGTGGCCATTCAGGACCTGGAGAAGGAGGTTCAGGATCTCGAGGCCAAGCGGAGCAAGCAATTGTCCGCGCCCTCTCGCCTCAAGGCGCTGGAGGAGAAGAAGGATGCATTTACCACCGACGTTCAGAAGTTCGAGGCGGTGGTGGAGAGCTGGTCCACCAAGATCAAGGAGAAGGAagatgccttggtggagaaggagaaggagctGGAGGCCAAGGTGATGAATTGCCAGCAGACGATGGCCGAGAATGAGGAGCTGCTGAAACAGGTGGAGACGCAGGTGGTGAATGTCAGGGACGTCGATAGGATGGCTAGGGAGATGCAAGCGGTGGAGCATGATATTGCCAAGTTGGAGAATGcaaatgctgtactggaggagaagGGGTGGGAACTTGAAGCTGCACTTGTCAGCAAGCTCGAGGAGATCGAGGGCCTTGCCGAGCTGTGCAACCAGTCCCTCAGGAA GTTGAAACCCAGTATTGATTTCCAGTACGAGGTAAATGCAAAAGGATCCTCCCCGGCTGAGATCCTTGGTACCACCTACAAAACCATCCTGAAGCCTGCACTCAATGCTCTTGCTAATGAGACTAAACAGCTAGTTATCTCaaaccatgatgagtcaattgatctACAAAAGCAGTTGCAAGGAATTGTTAAAATGCTGGAGGAGAAAAGGAGTCATGTTTCTGTTCTACAGGCTAAACATAATGAG ATGACTGCTCAGCTGGATTCACTGGATCGTGAAATCCAAAGTCACGTCTCACGCTGCGCAGCCGATGCTAGAAAATTGAAAGACGGGCTAGAGAAAAAGGAACATCACATGAGCACCGTTGAGAAGGAGGCGGAAGAGTTTTTgaag AACTCGGAAGAGGGTCTCCAGGCCGCATTGAGGGAGACCGACGAAGAAACCCAGATGTGCGCGAGGGAGCTGCTTAAGCTCATCGATTCAATCGCGGAGTACAAGGAGTTTGTGGAACGGTCGACTGCCGAGATGAAGAAAGAGCTCTACGAATGCGTGGACGACATAGCTTCGCTGTCAGCCAACATAGTCTGA